One genomic region from Salvia hispanica cultivar TCC Black 2014 chromosome 2, UniMelb_Shisp_WGS_1.0, whole genome shotgun sequence encodes:
- the LOC125204991 gene encoding uncharacterized protein LOC125204991: protein MAITSLPNSVMLYFPSVEKNHFVYRKNDSSVGDGIDSVFSPVVKVAVEQSTADSRFVNLRFTYNNKYWQKNAGDNSIVAVSSQKVEDTTDPSCTLFEATVQSGDEVYFVHVQTGWPVVINNLTRTLYVDQTGSAAALGFVDGSTIVQLPTNIALKGNNAMYLKAYAENSWYLQFQESDANNELSVQTVTLMPNGYVRILSNHFGKFWWTDTSDSDQWVHADWDDSKGSETTSYFWPVKIDDTTIALRSAANNNYCKRLTTDSTMTDCLAAAAGSITDEAKMQVQELVSHRKIYNVAYRMEDAMIYGETPFLAATATLTNNKDEEASMEITVTYQSEISYTFSRGTSLTAGLSVTMEAGIPLIGDAGIQISFDINKTLDWDTTITTKTSDTATGTVTVPANSTVTVKYVGTRGTCNIPYSYTQEDISSTTVGTTIYQRIDGIYNGVSCYNFIFQVEPLQST from the coding sequence ATGGCAATTACTTCGCTTCCAAACTCCGTTATGCTCTACTTCCCAAGTGTAGAGAAAAACCATTTTGTGTACCGCAAGAACGACAGCTCGGTGGGTGACGGAATCGACAGCGTGTTCAGCCCGGTGGTCAAGGTGGCAGTCGAGCAATCAACGGCGGACAGCAGATTCGTCAACCTCCGGTTCACCTACAACAACAAATACTGGCAAAAAAACGCAGGCGACAACTCCATCGTGGCCGTATCGAGCCAGAAAGTCGAGGACACGACGGATCCGTCGTGCACGCTCTTCGAGGCGACCGTGCAATCCGGCGACGAGGTCTACTTCGTCCACGTCCAGACCGGGTGGCCCGTGGTGATCAACAACCTCACCCGCACTTTGTACGTCGACCAGACCGGCAGCGCCGCAGCTCTAGGGTTTGTTGATGGGAGTACAATAGTCCAGCTGCCGACTAACATAGCCCTGAAAGGAAACAACGCGATGTATCTGAAAGCTTACGCGGAAAATAGCTGGTACCTGCAGTTCCAAGAGAGTGATGCTAACAACGAATTATCAGTGCAGACGGTGACACTAATGCCCAACGGATACGTCCGGATACTCTCCAATCACTTTGGAAAGTTCTGGTGGACGGACACCTCTGACTCTGATCAATGGGTACACGCTGACTGGGATGACAGCAAGGGAAGTGAAACCACCAGCTACTTCTGGCCTGTCAAAATCGACGATACCACAATAGCGCTTCGAAGCGCAGCCAACAACAACTACTGCAAGCGTCTCACCACGGACAGCACCATGACGGACTGCCTAGCTGCTGCAGCCGGAAGCATCACGGACGAAGCGAAAATGCAGGTGCAGGAGCTGGTGTCCCATAGAAAGATCTACAACGTGGCGTATCGGATGGAGGACGCGATGATATATGGCGAGACGCCTTTCTTGGCGGCCACAGCCACCCTCACCAACAACAAGGATGAGGAAGCTTCCATGGAGATCACTGTCACATATCAAAGCGAGATCTCTTATACTTTCAGCCGCGGGACTTCGTTGACAGCAGGGCTGAGTGTCACCATGGAAGCGGGGATTCCCTTGATTGGGGACGCAGGGATTCAAATCTCTTTTGATATAAACAAGACGCTTGATTGGGACACCACCATAACGACTAAAACTTCAGATACGGCTACGGGCACGGTTACTGTGCCCGCTAACTCTACTGTAACTGTTAAATATGTCGGAACACGGGGCACGTGCAATATCCCTTATTCTTACACTCAGGAAGACATAAGCTCTACCACCGTTGGAACTACAATTTATCAACGGATTGATGGTATCTACAACGGAGTCAGCTGTTACAACTTCATCTTTCAAGTCGAACCACTTCAGTCTACCTAA